The nucleotide window CGCCACGCGTGAGGATTGGCTGGGGCGTGGTATCAGTTATCTCTGTATTGGGGTCATTATTCTAGTGGTGGCTTCGATGCTTTGGTTCATTACGTCCAAGGGGCTGGCCACATTTACTCAGAATCACGTGAATGTTTGGCAGTTTTTGACGGGGACTAACTGGTCACCCGATACCGGTCACATTGGAGCTGCCCCCATGATTGTTGGGTCCTTTGCGGTAACTTTTGCAGCAGCAATTGTGGCAACACCGTTTGCAGTAGGGACTGCCATCTTCATGACGGAAATTTCGCCCAACAAGGGACGGAAACTGTTACAACCAGTTATTGAATTACTGGTGGGGATTCCATCCGTGGTTTACGGGTTCATTGGATTGGCAGTGGTTGTGCCATTCATGCGCCACTTAGTTGGCGGTTCGGGATTTGGGATTATCTCAGCCACATTTGTCCTGTTCGTCATGGTGTTACCAACGATTACATCAATGACGGTGGACAGTTTACGTGCAGTTCCTCGTCATTACAAAGAGGCTTCTCTGGCGCTGGGCGCAACTCGGTGGCAGACAGTTTCACGGGTGATTTTACGTTCCGCCACGCCCGGTATTTTGACCGCAATTATTTTCGGGATGGCCCGGGCATTTGGTGAGGCTCTAGCTGTGCAAATGGTGATTGGGAACGCTGCGGTGATGCCAAAGAACTTGATCTCTGCAGCTTCAACGCTGACAAGCCAGTTGACTTCAGGGATTGGAGACACGATTGATGGTACCTTACCCAACAATGCACTGTGGTCACTGGCACTGATTCTGTTGCTCATGTCATTGTTCTTTAACGCATTAGTTCGGGTCATTGCTAAGAGGGGGCAGCTGAAACATGAACGCTAAACGTAAAGACTTCATTGCAACGGTGATGATTAATTTGATAGTTGCCGCTGTGGTTGGTATCTTAGTTTTCCTGTTGACGTATATTCTAGTTGCCGGTTTACCACACGTGAGTTGGACGTTCCTGACGGGAACTACGGACGCCTTTTCTGGAGCTGGTGGCATTGGCGTACAACTGTTTAATTCCTTTTACCTGTTAGTTTTGACGATGCTCATTTCGATTCCAATTTCGTTAGGTGCCGGGATCTATTTGGCAGAATATGCGAAGGATAATTGGCGAACTAGTTTGATTCGTTCAGCCATTGAAGTGCTGAGTTCCCTGCCTTCGGTGGTGGTTGGGTTGTTTGGTTTCCTACTATTCGTGGTGAAGTTTAAGATTGAGTTTTCGGTTATCTCAGGGGCCATTGCTTTGACCTTCTTTAACCTCCCACTCTTGACGCGGAACATTGAAGAGTCATTGAGTGCAGTGTCCAGTAGTCAAAGAGAAGCTGGACTGTCATTGGGATTATCAAAGTGGAAGACTGAAATTGGCATTATTTTACCAGTTGCCTTGCCCGGGATTGTAACCGGGGTGGTCCTGAGTGCCGGTCGAGTTTTCGGGGAGGCCGCTGCGTTAATTTATACGGCTGGCCAAAGCGCACCAGTGACAAACTTTGGTGACTGGAACCCAATGAATGCGGATAGTCCGTTGAATCCATTCCGGCCTGCTGAAACCTTGGCAGTGCATATCTGGAAGATCAATACGGAAGGGTTAGCGACTAATGCTGCGGCACTGTCTGCTGCAGCTTCAGCGGTTCTGATTATTGCTGTGTTACTGTTCA belongs to Levilactobacillus yonginensis and includes:
- the pstC gene encoding phosphate ABC transporter permease subunit PstC, whose protein sequence is MEQTNFQLKKQDAQSNEWSARLHHATRATREDWLGRGISYLCIGVIILVVASMLWFITSKGLATFTQNHVNVWQFLTGTNWSPDTGHIGAAPMIVGSFAVTFAAAIVATPFAVGTAIFMTEISPNKGRKLLQPVIELLVGIPSVVYGFIGLAVVVPFMRHLVGGSGFGIISATFVLFVMVLPTITSMTVDSLRAVPRHYKEASLALGATRWQTVSRVILRSATPGILTAIIFGMARAFGEALAVQMVIGNAAVMPKNLISAASTLTSQLTSGIGDTIDGTLPNNALWSLALILLLMSLFFNALVRVIAKRGQLKHER
- the pstA gene encoding phosphate ABC transporter permease PstA, which codes for MNAKRKDFIATVMINLIVAAVVGILVFLLTYILVAGLPHVSWTFLTGTTDAFSGAGGIGVQLFNSFYLLVLTMLISIPISLGAGIYLAEYAKDNWRTSLIRSAIEVLSSLPSVVVGLFGFLLFVVKFKIEFSVISGAIALTFFNLPLLTRNIEESLSAVSSSQREAGLSLGLSKWKTEIGIILPVALPGIVTGVVLSAGRVFGEAAALIYTAGQSAPVTNFGDWNPMNADSPLNPFRPAETLAVHIWKINTEGLATNAAALSAAASAVLIIAVLLFNLSARLLGNYLYRRVTASK